AACTATATATACTACTAGTAAGGTAGATTAAAATTATGCTTGTAATCCTTTTTTTTATGTTTCTATGAAGATTTTGTTTGTTGTACCCTATCCTCATAGTAAGGCTCCTTCCCAGCGTTTTCGGTTTGAACAGTACTTAGAATTTCTACGGGAAAAGAAATGGCAGTTTAAATTAGTGCCGTTTATAAATGAACCCACCTGGAAAATTTTATACAAGCCAGGTTATACTTTGCAGAAAACTTGGGGAATTATAAATGGTTTTATTAAGCGGTTTTTATTACTTTTTACAGTTACCCGTTACAATTATATTTTTATACACCGGGAGGCAACTCCCATTGGGCCGCCCTGGTTTGAGTGGATAGTGGCTAAAATATTAAAAAAAAGGATTATCTATGATTTTGACGATGCTATCTGGCTACCTAATACTTCTGAAAATAATAAAATCGTGGCCGGTATCAAATGGCACCACAAAGTAAGTTTAATTTGCAAGTGGGCGTATAAAATAAGTTGTGGCAATACCTACCTCCAGAATTATGCCCGCCAATATAACCCGAATGCCATTGTGAATCCAACTACTATTGATACGGTAAACCTGCATAACCAAGTAAAAGATCAGAATACAGAGAAGGTAATTATTGGCTGGACGGGAACGCATTCTACCTTAAAATATTTAAACCAAATAGTTCCCGTTCTGCAAAAGCTGGAACAGGAGTATCAATTTGAATTTTGGGTTGTTTCTAATCAGGCTCCCCAATTACCTGTTCGTTCCCTAGTGTACAAGCCGTGGCAAAAAGAAACGGAAATTGCGGATCTGCTTCAGTTTAACATAGGTTTAATGCCGCTGAAAGATGATATCTGGGCAAAAGGAAAATGCGCCTTTAAAGCTTTACAATACATGGCGCTTGGCATTCCGGCGTTAGTATCTCCGGTAGGCATGAATACCGAAGTTGTAGACGACCGGGTAAATGGGTTTATTTGTCATACGCCACAAGAATGGTACGATAATCTAAAAGAAATTATTTGTGATCCCAGCCTTAGGTTAGAAATGGGGAAAGCTGCTCGTAACAAAATACAACAACACTATGCGGTTTTAACTAACCGGACTAACTTTTTAGGCCTTTTTGTGTAACTAGGCATAATGTACAAAGCTGCCAGGTAAAAAGGCATGAATGGTATTTTATACCGCACCAGCGTACCAAAGTTGCCACTGTTGGTACCTACTCCAAAAGCTAGAATTAAGGAAAAAAGAAAACAGAAAGTTAAAATTGGTTTTGAGCCGATTAAAAACAAAGTTTTGAAGAACCCGGTTTTAAAGAAGAATCTTAACGTTAAAAATATAAAGATACTGGCTTCTATAGCCGAAAGAAACATAACCGGATTACGTACTTCCCACAGAAACGGACGGTATAAGGCTACAATGATTGCCTGAGGCCCAACTGTTAATAAGCTACTAATACTGCCATCAAAAATACCAATGTTATACGCGGAACCAGTTTGTACTTGCTGGGTGAGGTATATAGTGTTAATACGGGATCTTTCTTCAATATTGTTTAAATCGTATTTCGTATCGCCTTCCGTTAATTTGGTAGCACCTAAATAGGCAACTACTAAGCCAAGTCCAATAAAGATGGGCTTAGCAAGATTACGAAGTGCTTTACTTTTTATCCTCTGGTTATTTTCGGTAAATACCCAAAATAGGGCAGGTGGTAAAAAGGATAGCAGAATATACACTTTAACAGTATAGATAACGTAGGCTGCTCCTAATATAATAAGACCTGATAGAAGTAAGTTTTTCTTTTGAATAAAAGTGGCATAAAATCCATAAAAGAGCCAGCCCAAGGCACCCAGTGTAATAGAGTCTTTTAAAAGGCCCGAACCCCAGAAGAAAACAGAAGGCAGAAAAAAAACAGCAATGGCTAACTCTTTATAAAGTTGTGGAAACATTTTTAAAAAGGTCTGGTACAAGGCCCACATTCCACTAAAGCTTAGAACAGCAAAAAATAAGCCGATAACGGTATAGGTATTAAAACTGAGTAAACTGAAAAAAGCGGATAATTTTACTATAAAATACTCGGTAGGAGAGCGATACCATAAAATGCGGCTGGCGTATTGGAGTGTGCCTTGATCAAATTCGCCATTCGCCATAAATAATTTTAATCCGGTACTAAACGATCTATTAATAGCCTGTACTATAATTTGACCTTGATTATAATAATTAAAAGTATCTCCACTGGGTCGGCCACCGCCATAATAAAACTGATAAATAATGCCTAATGCAATTGCACCGATCAATTTCACCGTTAAAGCCGGAATAAAATACTTTTCAGTGTACCGGTTTGTGAATGAACCTCTTACCCAATAAGCTAAAATGTAAATTAATATTAGGTAAATAGGGGTAAGTAAAAGGTCTTTAGAATCCACTTGTGAGTAGGTTAAAAGTTAAAGTGGTTAGTTTGAGATAAATAATTAGTAGGTTAAAACTTGCAACTTGTCACCTACAACTTGGAACCGCTTTACACCTTTTTATTCTTCCGTAAAAAATCGCGGGCTTCGCGGAAGGCGTCGGTTTTGCGTTCGGCTTTGTCTTTTACTTCTTCGTAGTGCTGTTTGGCCCGGACCAGGTCTTTTTCCTGGGCGTAAATGCGGCCTAAGTTTAAATGCGAGGCAATGTAATAACCCGATTCCACTTCGTTGGTTTGCCGGGCAAACTGGATGCATTGTTCGTAGAGCAGCTTGGCCTTGGCTACATCTTTCCGGTTCTGGCAAATATACGCTAAATAATATGAAGCGTAGCGGCCCCCGATTGCTTCGTAACCGGGCATGCGTTTGTTGTACTTCGTCAGGATGTCGTTGGCGAGTCGTTCGGCTTCCCGGAAGTTGCCTTCCCGGAAATTCATCATGGCGTAAAAGCGCTCGAAATAAGCGTTGTCGGGGTAGGTAGTTGCTAGCTGCCGGGCTATGGGCATGGCGGCAAAGTGGTCGTTTTCTTCGTTCGCCAAAATTTTCATGAGAAAAAACTTGGCTTCGGTGCCGGTGTAAAATCCGTTCTGGGCTACCATTTTAAGCTGTTGCAAGCCCAACTGCTTGTTGCCTTTCGGGAAAAACAAAATAATGGGCCGGAGTAAAGGATAGTTCTGGGCAATCCAGACGGCATAGTAGTTATAGAGGGCTTCGCCGAACAAAAACTCCGGACTTAGACCGTTGGCGACGCGGCTTTTTTGCAGAAACTCCAGCGACCGGCGGCTGCACACGGTTGCTTTACGCCAGTTGCTGCGCTCGGAGTGTAAGCGGGCCTGAAAACCGTAAGCCGCCGACAGGAAAAAGGCCGCTTCCAGATTTTTATTATCTTTCTCGTACATCCGTTCGGCAAAAGTAATGGTGGTATCCATGTAGGCGAAGAAAGGCTCGTCGTACTGGGTGGTTTGCACGTTGGTGGGCACAATTTTCCACCAGTTGCTCAGGCCCATTAAAAAGTAAGGCATGGGATGTTGTTTGTACCGCCGCCGCAGCGAGCGGAACTGCTTTTCGGCCCGTTCGAACTTGGCGTTGTACATGTTATCCACGGCCCCCATTAACTCGTTTTTGATATCTTCGTTCAGGAGCAGCCAGCCGTCGGTTTCGATGGCTTGCGGCAGAATATCAATGGAGTCGATGTATAAATCCCGCATGAAAAACGTGTCCAGAGGAATGGCATGGGGCATGTTTTCTTTTTTGGGACCTTCCTCTCCCTGGTCCTGGGCCAGGCTGATAAACGGAAGTAAACCTACTAAAAAGAATAAAAGCAGTTTTTTCATGCGCTAAATAAAAAGCTTTTTACGTTAAAATTAAACTAATATTTATCGTATAAAGGTTCCGGAGGCAAAATAATTGTAATGTTCTATAAAATTAGCCAAAAGTGCTGCTTGTTCTTGAATAAATCCTACCAAAAGTAAAAAATAATAAAAGCTGGTTCGTGTTAAAGTTAAAATACGGGTGGCAGGTTACGATCGCTGCAGCGGAAGCAACCAGCTGCATTTAGAGCAATCAAAGGTTAGCCCGGGGCAATGAAGCCAGGTTTATTGTACTCTTTTCTACGTAAATCAAAAGCAGTCCGCCCGATTTTAGAGCAGCAATCTGCAACTGGCCTGGCAACCAAAAATTTAAATTTTTAAAATTTACTATTTACCAGAGGGACTTGGGTATTTTGTACCAGCCGGTATGGCGATGTCTTGAATTTGTTATTCAAAATCAGAAGCACTCCTGTAACGTGAGTTCGGGCGAAATTTAATAAAGAACGTGAGTTCGATAAGAACTTATCTACACAAAGAACAACTAAAAGTACTAGCAAGAGAGAAAAAGTTTTCTAATTATTTTTATATTCATTTAAGTCATCCTGAAAGGATCTAACCAGTAGGTAACCGATTAGATCCTTTCAGGATGACATACCTAAAGATGAATAACGCTGTATTCTTTTCTTATCTCGAACCAACGTTAGAGAGTTATTCTTCTTTGTTTTGTTCATCCTACAAGAATTCAAAAAATTGCAAAAGGATTTAATTCCAGAAGGATCTAATCCCAGAATGATATAATCAATAGGTAACCAATTAGATTTCTCCGGAATGACCCAAATAGATTGGAAGAAAAAAAATCAACAAATTAACATTATCTCACCGGCAGCTATGCTTATTGGTCGTTTGTGCTGGTAAGCACGTATAGCGAACTTAGGCTAAAACAAGTTTTTATCCGTAATATTCGGCCAGGATAACCGGTGCAGGAGGTAGAAACACGACCAGGAACCCTATTTTTTAAGCAGCGAAACAACTGCATGGGGAGATAGGGCAAACAAAAGTGTATTTCAGATTTGTACTCCCGGATTTTTAAAAATTTACAGTATACGCATTTTTACGACGATGGAACTACTAAAACAACTATGCCAGATACATGCCCCTTCGGGCAACGAGGTGCAACTCACGCAATTTCTTTTAAATTATATTGAACAAAACAAAGCCAACTGGCGCGTTACGCCGCAGGTGCTGGCGGGCGAAGACTTTCAGGATTGCATTATTCTGGTTTTTGGTCAGCCCCGGACGGCTATTTTCGCGCACATCGATTCGATTGGTTTTACGGTGCGCTACGGCCGGCAGCTCGTAAGAATTGGCGGTCCCGATACCGAAACGGGTTACCAGTTGGTGGGCCAGGACAGTCAGGGCCCGATTGCCTGCACCTTGCAGGTTTCGGAGGAAGATGGCAGTTTGCAGTACGAGTTTGAGCGGGAAATTGACCGGGGCACGGAGCTGGTTTTTGCCTGCAATTTCCGGGAAACCCAGGATACGGTGCAATCGTGTTACCTGGACAATAGGTTGGGGGTTTACAATGCCCTGCGCGTAGCCGAAACCCTGGAAAACGGGGCTATTGTGTTTTCGTGCTGGGAAGAACATAAAGGCGGCTCGGTGGCTTACCTGGCCCGCTACTTATACGATAACTACCGGGTAAAGCAAGCTTTAATCTCGGATATTACCTGGGTAACCGATGGCGTACATCCTGGCCAGGGCGTAGTTATATCTATGCGCGACTCGCTTATTCCGCGGCGCAGTTTTGTGAATAAAATTATCTCTTTGGCCCAACAATCTCATGTTTCTTTTCAACTGGAAGTAGAGGGGGCGGGCGGCAGCGACGGCAAAGATTTGCAGCAAAGCGATATTCCCTGGGACTGGTGCTTTGTGGGTGCCCCGGAAGACAACGTGCATTCGCCGGACGAAATAGTACATAAGGACGATATAGATAGTATGGTGGCCTTGTATCAAGTGCTGATGCGGGAACTCTAATCGCGGATTTAAACGGATTTAGCGGATTTCACGGATTCTGGATGGTAAATGATAGGAGCGACAATCGTTCAATTACTTGAATAAATTTCTTAAATAGATAAATGAAACGGACTATCTGAGTGATTTAACTAATAAAGCTGTTTAGCATTTTAAAGTTTATCCATTAAACTAGCCTTACAGGTTCTTACCATCTGTATTTTGGTGAGATATCCGGTAAAGATTACGGATTTAAACGGATTGAATGGATTACGCAAATTTTTGAATGAAAAGTTATTTGCTAAACTACCCGGATTTGTGGAAAGGATAAGTTATTTAAGTTTTAGCTTTTTATAAATCGTTTAAATTTTAAACTTTCTTCTCCAAAGTTGAAAAGCAATCCTACCTGTAATTTGTAAGCAGTAAGATAATTGATGATTTGTGCGTAATGTAGAGTATTAATCTCTGAAACGGCTTTTAACTCTACTAAAACTTTACTTTCTACCAGAAAATCAACTCGCCTGGTACCAACCTCTATATTTTTATAGTATAGCGGCATTTCTAATTCTCGCGCAAATTGTAATCCGGCTTCCTGCATTTCAATGGCTAAAGAACGTTGGTAAACAATTTCCGGAAAACCGTTACCCAATACCGTGTGCACCTGCATAGCACAACCTATTATTTTACTGGTAATAGTCGAAAAGATTAGTTTTTCCGGTTCTTGCATGTTGTAATTGGAATAATAAAAAAGGTGAAAGCAATTACTGCGTAAAATTTAGTTGAATTTTAAGGTTTTTATTGAACTAGTTACTATCTGTTATATCTAAATTACTAGTTTAAAAGATTTAATACTGATCGACGTGTTTTCTCTCATTTATACCTAAAGTTAGGTGTTAGTTAATGAAAACATACGGCCATTATAACTTTAACTATGAATTTTTAAATACACAATGGCTTCTTAATTACTTTAAAATCCGTGTAATCTGTTAAATCTGTTTAAATCCGTGATTGGCTTGCAGTTGTGGAATTAAAAGATTTAATTTACCAGATACCAATATAGTATTTAAAGCATTTTCAACAACTTTAAACCCGTTTACATGGAGAACATTGTTTACCTGATTCCGGCTTTCGGAGTGATTGCCTTACTGTATACATTTGTGAAATCTGCCTGGGTGAGCCGGCAAGATTCCGGCGACGCTAAAATGTCGACGATTGCCAAGTATATTGCGGAAGGAGCCATGGCTTTTCTGCAAGCCGAGTACAAAGTATTAACTTATTTTGCCATTATTGCCTGTTTGTTTTTGGGCTACCTGGGTACCGTCGGCGAAAATTCGTCGCCGGTAATTGTGGTGGCTTTTATTATTGGGGCCTTGTTTTCGGCGCTGGCTGGTTTTATCGGGATGCGCATTGCTACCAAGGCCAACGTGCGCACGGCCCAGGCGGCCCGCACCAGTTTATCCAAAGCGCTGGATGTATCTTTTGGGGGCGGTGCCGTGATGGGCATGGGCGTAGCTGGTTTAGCCGTTTTGGGTTTAGGGACGTTGTTTATTGTTTTTAAAGCCATGTTTGTGGGCGATACCTACAACGCCGAAGAAATGGAACGGGCCCTGGAAGTATTAACCGGCTTTTCGCTGGGCGCCGAAAGTATTGCTTTGTTTGCCCGGGTGGGCGGCGGTATTTACACCAAAGCTGCCGACGTGGGCGCCGATTTAGTGGGGAAAGTAGAAGCCGGTATTCCGGAAGATGATCCGCGGAACCCCGCTACCATTGCCGATAACGTAGGCGATAACGTAGGCGACGTAGCCGGTATGGGCGCCGACTTATTTGGCTCATACGTAGCCACCATTCTGGCTACCATGGTACTGGGCCGTGAGATTACCGTTACGGATAATTTTGGTGGTATTTCTCCCATCTTGTTACCCATGGTGATTGCGGGCCTGGGCATTATCTTCTCCATGATCGGGACGTTGTTTGTGAAAGTGAGCGAAGGCGGCGATGTGCAACGGGCTTTAAACCTGGGCAACTGGTCGTCGGTAGTTTTAACCGCCATAGCGTCTTATTTTGTAATTACTTTTATGCTACCCGAATCGTTGAGCCTACGGGGCTTCGACTTTAGCCGGATGGATGTGTTTTACGCCGTGTTGGTCGGGTTAGTGGTGGGTACTTTAATGAGTATTATCACGGAATATTATACTGCCATGGGCAAACGGCCGGTAATGAGCATTGTGCGCCAGAGCAGCACCGGGCACGCTACTACCGTAATTGGTGGTTTAGCCGTGGGCATGGAATCTACGGTACTGCCGATTCTGGTATTAGCCGGGGGGATTATTCTGTCTTACGAAGCGGCTGGTTTGTACGGCGTAGCCATTGCGGCGGCCGGTATGATGGCCACCACCGCCATGCAATTAGCCATTGATGCCTTTGGCCCGATTGCCGACAACGCCGGGGGAATTGCCGAAATGAGTGAATTACCCAAAGAAGTACGCGAACGCACCGATATCCTGGATGCGGTAGGTAACACCACGGCCGCTACCGGTAAAGGTTTTGCCATTGCCTCGGCGGCGCTCACGTCTTTGGCTTTGTTTGCGGCTTTTATGGGTACCGCTAACATTACCGTTATTGATATTTCCAATGCCCGCGTATTGGCGGGCTTATTTGTGGGCGGCATGATTCCGTTTATCTTCTCGGCGCTGGCAATTTCGGCGGTAGGCCGGGCGGCCATGGCCATGGTGGAAGAAGTGCGTCGGCAGTTTCGCGAAATACCCGGCATTATGGAAGGCACCGGCAAACCCGAATACGATAAATGCGTGGCGATATCTACCCGGGCCGCTATCCGGGAAATGATGTTACCGGGTGCTATTGCTTTGATTGTGCCCATTGTGGTTGGTTTTACTTTTGGTCCGGAAGTGTTGGGTGGTCTGTTGGCCGGGGTTACAGTATCCGGGGTTTTAATGGCAATGTTTCAATCCAATGCCGGCGGTGCCTGGGACAACGCCAAAAAATCCTTTGAAAAAGGCGTGATGATTAATAACAAAATGGAATACAAAGGCTCCGATGCGCACAAAGCTTCGGTAACCGGCGATACCGTGGGCGATCCGTTTAAAGATACTTCCGGCCCGTCGATGAATATTTTAATTAAGCTGATGTCGATTGTTTCGCTGGTAATTGCGCCGCACATTGCGGTTACTACCACCGAATCGGCTCCTGCATTAAACCACGAGCAATTAAAACAGCAAACCATTACCCCGGCGGTGTCGGCTATTAAACCAGATAGCAAAGTAGTACACCTGGCGCACCGGTAAAAAGCTAAAATTTAAAAAATGAAAGAAAGCCCTGAAGAAATTTAAGGGCTTTCTTTTTACAAAAAGCTTTACCTTTATTTTCTGGTTTGAGGGTTGATTATATCTACAGTTAAAAGCAAATTTTTTAAATTTTTCGTTTTTCGGCCTTTACATATATGCAGTAATAAGCTCTTTCCGCAGGATAATTTAAATAGAAAGTTATGGGTAGAGTTCACCAAGGGAAGTTATGGGTAGAGTTCGCGTTAGCGGTCTCTACCCATTATTGGACAGCCAATCTCTGATTGGCGTGACCAGTAATTCCGATAAACGCCAATCAGAGATTGGCCGCACGAAAAGGTACTTAGAGCGCTGCGCTAACTCTAAGCACAACTAAAGCGTATTTTAAATTTTTTCATTTTCAGCTTTATAAATTAACCGCTCTTATAATCGCTTAACAAACCGAAAACATAAAGAAAACCACTAACCTGTAACCTGCAACCTAAAACCTGTAACTTGCAACCTGAAACCTGCAACTAAATAATGAGCGCGACTACTGTTGAACTGCACGATAAAGAGTTTGAAATTTATTTACGGGAAAGCCAGATTAAACTGGCTATTGAAAAGCTAGCCGCCCGCATTAACCAGGATTACGCCGGCCGAACGCCGCTTTTTCTGGCGGTATTAAACGGCTCGTTTATGTTTGCTTCGGATTTAATGAAAGAAATGCGTATTCCCTGCGAAATTTCCTTCGTTAAATTAGCCTCGTACCAAAACACGCAAAGCACCGGCTCCGTGAAAGAATTAGTGGGCCTGAACGAAAACCTGACCGGCCGGGACGTGATTATTCTGGAAGATATTGTGGATACCGGCCATACCGTGCACCAACTTTTAGAGAAACTGCAGACCCATGTAACGGCTACCATCGAAATTGCCAGTTTGCTTTTAAAACCCGCTTGTTTGCAGCACGAGTTACAGATAAAGTACGCGGCGCTTTCTATCCCGAACGATTTTGTGGTGGGTTACGGCTTAGATTATAATGGTTTAGGACGCAACTTGCGGCATTTGTATAAAATAAAAGAAGCCTGATTTTGTAGTTAATTACTTCCTGAATCGGGTTTCCTGTGCGGTGTTTCTTTTGGTAATCAATTTTATTTGTACTTTTGAGTTTAATAATTTAATTCAGGCATGTTAAATATTGTTTTATTCGGCCCTCCGGGCGCTGGCAAAGGAACGCAAAGTCAGAAATTAATTGATACCTACCATTTAATTCACCTGTCTACCGGTGATTTACTCCGCTCCGAAATTGCGGCCGGCACCGAGCTGGGCTTGCGGGCCAAAGGCCTCATGGATCAGGGAATGCTGGTGCCCGACGAAGTGGTAATCGGGATGATTGATTCTAAGTTAAAAGAAAATAAAGATGCGGTTGGTTTTATCTTCGACGGTTTTCCGCGCACGGTAAAACAAGCCGAAAGCCTGGATGTTTTGCTGGATCAAAACAATACCGCCATCAGCGGCATGATTGCCCTGGAAGTAAGCGAAGAAGAACTAACCAAACGCCTGCTGCTGCGGGGTCAAACTTCCGGCCGCCCCGACGACCAAAACGAGGAATTGGTAAGAAAGCGGGTACAAGAGTACAACACCAAAACTGCTCCGGTAGCCGGCTACTACGCCAACCAAGGTAAATACCACGCTATTAACGGCATCGGCGAAATCGAGGCAATTTTCACCGAAATCTGCGATATCATTGATTCGTACGCTACGCAGCTAAAAGCGTAAACAGACGATAGTCCATGGTCGATAGACCATAGGTGATCGTTCAACTATAATTGCAGAACTTTACAATTTGCTTTGGGAGAAGAGCAGTTAAGTATAGCTCTTATTTTAGGTTACCAGGATGAATTTTACAGGATCTTACTTTTAAAATTTCGCTGGTAGCCTAAAAGTGAAGCCGCTGCTAACCCGATTTTTTAAAAAAAGTGAAAAAATCTGCAACCTAATTTTAATATTAAGCACTAACTGAACCACTTTTAGAACGAAGCAGTTACTGGTATTTGTTATAATCTAATACAGCTAATTGTAAAATTCTAAACTTACGAACTATGGCCGTGGTCTATCGATCATGGACCGTGGACTAAACCCATACTAGTGGCTACATCTAATTTTATTGATTACGTTAAAATCTGCTGCCGTTCCGGACACGGCGGGCCAGGTTCTTCACATTTGTTCCGGGATAAAAAAAATGCTAAAGGCGGACCCGATGGGGGCGATGGCGGCCGCGGCGGCCATATTATTCTGCGGGGTAATGCCCAACTCTGGACGTTGCTGCACCTGCAATACCAGAAACACGTAATTGCCAAACACGGCGAAGGCGGTAGTAAAGACACCTCTACCGGCGCCAACGGCGACGATGTTATTCTGGAAGTACCCATTGGCACCATTGCCCGCGATGCCGAAACCGGCGAAGTTAAAACCGAAATTACCGAAGACGGCCAAACCGTTATTTTAACGCCGGGTGGCCGGGGTGGTTTAGGCAACGCGCATTTTAAATCGCCCACCAACCAAACGCCCCGTTACGCACAACCCGGCGAACCCGGCCTGGAAGAATGGGTGATTCTGGAATTAAAGCTGCTGGCCGATGTGGGTTTGGTTGGTTTCCCGAACGCGGGTAAATCTACTTTACTATCGGTAGTTTCGGCGGCGAAACCTAAGATTGCTAACTATCCTTTTACTACGCTGGTGCCTAATTTGGGCGTAGTGGCCTACCGCGATTATAAATCGTTTGTGATGGCCGATATACCGGGGATTATTGAAGGCGCTTCGGAAGGGAAGGGCTTGGGCTTGCGGTTTTTGCGGCACATCGAGCGTAACTCCATCTTGTTATTCATGATTTCGGCCGAAAGCGCCGACATTGCTAACGAATACCAGATTCTGCTGAACGAACTGGAAACCTACAATCCGGAGCTGCTGGAGAAAAAACGTTTGCTGGCCGTTACCAAATCGGATTTGCTGGACGAAGAACTGGAAAACGAAATCCGGGCTACGCTGCCGGCCAATGTGCCTTCGGTATTTATTTCCAGCATTACCCAGAAAAATATTCAGGTTTTAAAAGATATGATTTGGCAAGTCTTAACGGCCAGCTAAATTTTTAATTTTTATACGGAATTAAAAAAGATAAATTTTCATTTAACAGAAGGGAATTAAAGGTGTACAATGTGCCAGTTTGTCACGATATGGCTTTGGCAAATAAATTGATACCTTCCCTTCAAACACAACAGGAAGAATAATATAAGCTATGTCAGCGGATAAAAATACGAACCACGAAGCCGAAGAATTTGAGAATGTAACCGAAGCTGGTTTACCGGAAGATACCAACTCTGCCCAGCCCGATACGCCTGCCGAAGAGGAAAAGGTAGAAGAAAATGGCCAGAGCAGTAAAGCAGAAGCAGAACTGAATGATTTAAAAGATAAGTACCTGCGTTTGTATTCGGAATTTGATAATTATAAACGCCGGACTTCGAAAGAACGGTTGGATTTATTAAAAACCGCCAACCAGGAAATGATG
The sequence above is a segment of the Adhaeribacter swui genome. Coding sequences within it:
- the obgE gene encoding GTPase ObgE, with protein sequence MATSNFIDYVKICCRSGHGGPGSSHLFRDKKNAKGGPDGGDGGRGGHIILRGNAQLWTLLHLQYQKHVIAKHGEGGSKDTSTGANGDDVILEVPIGTIARDAETGEVKTEITEDGQTVILTPGGRGGLGNAHFKSPTNQTPRYAQPGEPGLEEWVILELKLLADVGLVGFPNAGKSTLLSVVSAAKPKIANYPFTTLVPNLGVVAYRDYKSFVMADIPGIIEGASEGKGLGLRFLRHIERNSILLFMISAESADIANEYQILLNELETYNPELLEKKRLLAVTKSDLLDEELENEIRATLPANVPSVFISSITQKNIQVLKDMIWQVLTAS
- a CDS encoding sodium-translocating pyrophosphatase, with the protein product MENIVYLIPAFGVIALLYTFVKSAWVSRQDSGDAKMSTIAKYIAEGAMAFLQAEYKVLTYFAIIACLFLGYLGTVGENSSPVIVVAFIIGALFSALAGFIGMRIATKANVRTAQAARTSLSKALDVSFGGGAVMGMGVAGLAVLGLGTLFIVFKAMFVGDTYNAEEMERALEVLTGFSLGAESIALFARVGGGIYTKAADVGADLVGKVEAGIPEDDPRNPATIADNVGDNVGDVAGMGADLFGSYVATILATMVLGREITVTDNFGGISPILLPMVIAGLGIIFSMIGTLFVKVSEGGDVQRALNLGNWSSVVLTAIASYFVITFMLPESLSLRGFDFSRMDVFYAVLVGLVVGTLMSIITEYYTAMGKRPVMSIVRQSSTGHATTVIGGLAVGMESTVLPILVLAGGIILSYEAAGLYGVAIAAAGMMATTAMQLAIDAFGPIADNAGGIAEMSELPKEVRERTDILDAVGNTTAATGKGFAIASAALTSLALFAAFMGTANITVIDISNARVLAGLFVGGMIPFIFSALAISAVGRAAMAMVEEVRRQFREIPGIMEGTGKPEYDKCVAISTRAAIREMMLPGAIALIVPIVVGFTFGPEVLGGLLAGVTVSGVLMAMFQSNAGGAWDNAKKSFEKGVMINNKMEYKGSDAHKASVTGDTVGDPFKDTSGPSMNILIKLMSIVSLVIAPHIAVTTTESAPALNHEQLKQQTITPAVSAIKPDSKVVHLAHR
- a CDS encoding adenylate kinase, whose product is MLNIVLFGPPGAGKGTQSQKLIDTYHLIHLSTGDLLRSEIAAGTELGLRAKGLMDQGMLVPDEVVIGMIDSKLKENKDAVGFIFDGFPRTVKQAESLDVLLDQNNTAISGMIALEVSEEELTKRLLLRGQTSGRPDDQNEELVRKRVQEYNTKTAPVAGYYANQGKYHAINGIGEIEAIFTEICDIIDSYATQLKA
- the hpt gene encoding hypoxanthine phosphoribosyltransferase, with protein sequence MSATTVELHDKEFEIYLRESQIKLAIEKLAARINQDYAGRTPLFLAVLNGSFMFASDLMKEMRIPCEISFVKLASYQNTQSTGSVKELVGLNENLTGRDVIILEDIVDTGHTVHQLLEKLQTHVTATIEIASLLLKPACLQHELQIKYAALSIPNDFVVGYGLDYNGLGRNLRHLYKIKEA
- a CDS encoding GxxExxY protein translates to MQEPEKLIFSTITSKIIGCAMQVHTVLGNGFPEIVYQRSLAIEMQEAGLQFARELEMPLYYKNIEVGTRRVDFLVESKVLVELKAVSEINTLHYAQIINYLTAYKLQVGLLFNFGEESLKFKRFIKS
- a CDS encoding tetratricopeptide repeat protein — translated: MKKLLLFFLVGLLPFISLAQDQGEEGPKKENMPHAIPLDTFFMRDLYIDSIDILPQAIETDGWLLLNEDIKNELMGAVDNMYNAKFERAEKQFRSLRRRYKQHPMPYFLMGLSNWWKIVPTNVQTTQYDEPFFAYMDTTITFAERMYEKDNKNLEAAFFLSAAYGFQARLHSERSNWRKATVCSRRSLEFLQKSRVANGLSPEFLFGEALYNYYAVWIAQNYPLLRPIILFFPKGNKQLGLQQLKMVAQNGFYTGTEAKFFLMKILANEENDHFAAMPIARQLATTYPDNAYFERFYAMMNFREGNFREAERLANDILTKYNKRMPGYEAIGGRYASYYLAYICQNRKDVAKAKLLYEQCIQFARQTNEVESGYYIASHLNLGRIYAQEKDLVRAKQHYEEVKDKAERKTDAFREARDFLRKNKKV
- a CDS encoding M20/M25/M40 family metallo-hydrolase — translated: MELLKQLCQIHAPSGNEVQLTQFLLNYIEQNKANWRVTPQVLAGEDFQDCIILVFGQPRTAIFAHIDSIGFTVRYGRQLVRIGGPDTETGYQLVGQDSQGPIACTLQVSEEDGSLQYEFEREIDRGTELVFACNFRETQDTVQSCYLDNRLGVYNALRVAETLENGAIVFSCWEEHKGGSVAYLARYLYDNYRVKQALISDITWVTDGVHPGQGVVISMRDSLIPRRSFVNKIISLAQQSHVSFQLEVEGAGGSDGKDLQQSDIPWDWCFVGAPEDNVHSPDEIVHKDDIDSMVALYQVLMREL
- a CDS encoding glycosyltransferase → MKILFVVPYPHSKAPSQRFRFEQYLEFLREKKWQFKLVPFINEPTWKILYKPGYTLQKTWGIINGFIKRFLLLFTVTRYNYIFIHREATPIGPPWFEWIVAKILKKRIIYDFDDAIWLPNTSENNKIVAGIKWHHKVSLICKWAYKISCGNTYLQNYARQYNPNAIVNPTTIDTVNLHNQVKDQNTEKVIIGWTGTHSTLKYLNQIVPVLQKLEQEYQFEFWVVSNQAPQLPVRSLVYKPWQKETEIADLLQFNIGLMPLKDDIWAKGKCAFKALQYMALGIPALVSPVGMNTEVVDDRVNGFICHTPQEWYDNLKEIICDPSLRLEMGKAARNKIQQHYAVLTNRTNFLGLFV